From a single Erpetoichthys calabaricus chromosome 1, fErpCal1.3, whole genome shotgun sequence genomic region:
- the LOC114668670 gene encoding zinc finger protein 501-like isoform X3 — protein MDVKEEMCEADIIKVKITNIKEEHCEWEPAYPNQCNLHIKEEDCKLDSVNIKEEVEEKFISIEAQKHKSVESVQEIDLHYRCQDGAAMGLVSPQRAHWSSTGLSIHVKSESLRFDTRRSKEISSSVRTLEDQPPSTRDEPHCCSECGKEFFDGNSLRKHLRVHTGQKLYCCSECGKQFTKISNLQRHRNIHTGEKPYCCSECGKLFAEIRNLRRHLKTHTGEKPYCCSECGKQFAEISTLDRHRIIHTGEKPHCCNECGKQFTLSGSLHRHRKIHTGEKPYCCNVCGRQFGLKSTLQRHTRIHTGVKPLFCSDCGKQFFDRMTLQSHAKVHTGGKPFCCYECGKEFFDRNSLRQHLTIHTGEKLYCCSQCGKQFLHKCNLKKHTRVHMVKKFSQDIQMTAGLGISTEATVIN, from the exons atggatgtgaaagaggagaTGTGTGAGGCTGACATCATTAAGGTAAAGATCACAAATATTAAGGAGGAGCACTGTGAATGGGAGCCTGCCTACCCTAACCAATGTAATCTCCACATTAAGGAAGAGGACTGTAAACTGGATTCAGTGAACATTAAAGAAGAGGTTGAAGAGAAGTTTATCAGCATTGAGGCACAGAAACATAAAAGTGTGGAGAGTGTCCAGGAAATCGACCTTCATTACAGGTGTCAAGATGGAGCAGCGATGGGGTTGGTATCTCCTCAGCGCGCACACTGGTCATCTACAGGACTTTCTATCCATGTGAAGTCTGAATCGTTACGGTTTGACACAAGGAGGAGCAAGGAAATATCATCATCTGTTAGAACTCTGGAAGATCAGCCACCATCTACAA gAGACGAAcctcactgctgttctgaatgtggcaaagaatTTTTTGATGGGAATAGTCTGAGGAAACATTTAAGAgttcacacaggacagaagctgtattgttgttcagaatgtggaaaacaattcacAAAAATCAGCAATCTTCAAAGACACAGAAatattcacactggagagaagccatattgttgttcagaATGTGGAAAACTATTTGCAGAAATCCGGAATCTTCGTAGACACTTAAAaactcacactggagaaaagccttattgttgttcagaatgtggaaaacaattcgcAGAAATCTCCACTCTCGATAGACACAGAAtaattcacacgggagagaagccccattgttgtaatgaatgtggtaaacaattcacATTAAGCGGCAGTCTTCATAGACACAGAAaaattcacacgggagagaagccgtattgttgTAATGTATGTGGCAGACAATTTGGTCTCAAGAGTACacttcagagacacactagaaTCCATACTGGAGTGAAGCCGCTTTTCTGCTCTGATTGTGGCAAGCAGTTCTTTGACAGAATGACTCTTCAGAGCCATGCAAAAGTTCACACAGGAGGAAAACCGTTTTGCTGTTATGAATGTGGCAAAGAATTTTTTGACAGGAATAGTCTGCGGCAACATTTAacaattcacacaggggagaagctgTATTGCTGTTCTcagtgtggcaaacagtttttgcATAAGTGTAACCTTAAGAAACACACCAGAGTTCACATGGTAAAGAAATTCTCACAAGACATCCAAATGACAGCTGGGCTGGGCATTAGCACTGAGgcaacagtcattaactga